CGCCGGGCGATGCCACCTGCCCGGCCCCGGCTTCCGCGCCGCACAGCAATCGCCACAGCTCGTCGCGCTGCGCCTCGCTGTAGCGGGCGCAGTCGATGCAGCGTGGCTGCGACAGGCCGGGAAAGTGAGCCACGCCCCCTTCGCGGCGCAGCCGGACCACACTGCCCGACGTC
This portion of the Billgrantia sulfidoxydans genome encodes:
- a CDS encoding protealysin inhibitor emfourin, whose amino-acid sequence is MSRPPRLTSGSVVRLRREGGVAHFPGLSQPRCIDCARYSEAQRDELWRLLCGAEAGAGQVASPGADRRRFSLSVEDADGASLWALTVAEEALPRELVAWWQRADTEAERGGGP